A region of the Nitrospira sp. genome:
GGCAGGATATCGACCATTTGATCGAGTGGCTGCGGACCTATCCTCGCCTCACCAAGGGGGCGGTGACCCTCGACTTTGAACGCCAATGGTCGGAATGGCTGGGGCGTCCCTATTCGGTACACTGCAACTCCGGTTCGTCGGCCAATCTGTTGATGTATTACGCCTTGCTGCGCTCCGGCAAGCTGCGCAACACGAATGTGATCGTCCCGAGTGTCGGATGGGTGACTTCGATCGCTCCGGCGATTCAATTCGGCTTCACACCCATCATGTGCGAGGCCGATCCTGATACCTTCGGACTTGACCTCAATCATCTGGAAGACCTCTTACAACGCCATGACGCGCAGACGGTATTACTCGTTCAAGTGCTCGGCGTCCCGCATCGCATGCAGGAACTGCAGACCCTGAAGGACCGATACGGGTTTTATCTGCTCGAAGATGCCTGCGCCGCCATCGGAGCGGAATATGGCGGCAAGAAGATCGGCACATTCGGCGATATGGCGAGCTTCTCCTTCTATTTCGGCCATCAGATGTCCACGATCGAAGGCGGCATGGTGTCGACCAGCGACAAGCATCTGGCGGACATGCTCCTGATGCTGCGCAGCCACGGGTGGAGCAAGGACCTCGACCAGAGTAGTCATCAGGCATTGGTGACGCAATACCAGGTCGACGATTTCCACTCGCCCTTCGTGTTTTACGAGCCGGGCTTCAATCTCCGCTCAACGGATCTCAATGCCTTTATCGGCATCGAGCAACTACACAAACTGGACTGGATGACCGGGCAACGTCAGGCCAATCATGAACGATACCTGCAGCACTTGGGCGGGCGGTTCTATACGCAGCGCCCGCCGAAAGGGAGCAAGGTCGCCAGCATCTCCTTCGGGCTGCTCGCGGATTCGACGGAGCAACGTCGTCGAATTGTCCGGGCGTTGGTCGCAGAAGGAGTGGAAACGAGAATCTTCTCCGCCGGCAACCTAGGGCTCCATCCTTTCTGGATGAACCGCTACGGGAAGGCCAGTTTCCCTGTCGCGGACCGCGTGCATCATTGCGGCTTCTTCCTGCCCAATCACGCCTCCATGAACGAACAGGATGTGGCTCACATCGCACGGATTGTCCTGGAGGCCGCGTGACAGCATTGGTGTATGTGAGCAGCTATGTATTCACCGTGGAGCTTGTTCGATCATGACGACAGCCTCGACCCATGTGCTCGTGACCGGCGGCGCCGGTTATCTCGGCTCCGTGCTCAGTAAACGTTTACTGGAACGTGGCTACAAGGTCACCGTCCTGGACAATTTCATGTATCGCCAAAACAGTTTGATGGATTGTTGCGGCGAGGAGGGCTTCCAGGTGGTGCGTGGCGATTGCCGCGACGAACGCCTGTTGACCGATCTCCTGCGAACGGCCGACCTCATCATTCCGCTTGCGGCGCTGGTCGGGGCACCGCTCTGTGACCGTGATCGCGTCGGAGCCTACACGGTCAACTTCGAGGCCGTTCAGCTCTTGTGCAAACTGTCTTCTCCCCGGCAGCGGATCATTTTTCCCGTCACGAACAGCGGCTATGGCATCGGGCAACCGGGCGTACCCTGCACGGAGGAGTCACCGCTACGCCCCATCAGCCTCTATGGCGAAACCAAAGTGAAAGCCGAGCGGGTGGTGTTGGACCGCGGAAACGCCATCACGCTGCGCCTGGCCACGGTGTTCGGCGTATCGCCCAGAATGCGCATGGATCTGCTGGTCAACGATTTCGTCTGGCGCGCCGTGCAGGATCGCGCCGTCGTCGTATTCGAAGGACACTGTAAACGCAACTATATCCATATCCGGGACGTCGTCCGGACGTTTCTGCATGCCATCGATCATTTCGACGAGATGAAAGATCGTCCGTATAACGTGGGCCTGGACGATGCCAACCTCTCGAAACTCGAACTCTGCCAGGTCATCCAAACGCTCATTCCGCATTTCGTGTCGTTCGAGGCGCCGATCGGCGAGGACCCCGACAAGCGCGACTATATCGTATCCAATCAGCGTCTATTGGCAACCGGGTTCAAGCCGGAGTGGTCCTTGGAACGCGGCATTCGTGAGTTGATGAAGTGTTACACGATCATCAAAGCCGGTCAGTATGCCAATGTCTGATTCGGAATCGGGTGGACGGGGAGGGCATCGATGATTATCAGTCGAACACCGTTCCGGATGTCCTTCTTCGGCGGGGGTACCGATTATCCCGTGTGGTTCCGTGAACATGGCGGCGCCGTCCTCGCCACGACCATCGATAAGTATTGCTACATCAGCTGCCGCCGCCTGCCGCCGTTTTTCGAGCACCGGTCGCGCATTGCCTATTCACGC
Encoded here:
- a CDS encoding NAD(P)-dependent oxidoreductase codes for the protein MTTASTHVLVTGGAGYLGSVLSKRLLERGYKVTVLDNFMYRQNSLMDCCGEEGFQVVRGDCRDERLLTDLLRTADLIIPLAALVGAPLCDRDRVGAYTVNFEAVQLLCKLSSPRQRIIFPVTNSGYGIGQPGVPCTEESPLRPISLYGETKVKAERVVLDRGNAITLRLATVFGVSPRMRMDLLVNDFVWRAVQDRAVVVFEGHCKRNYIHIRDVVRTFLHAIDHFDEMKDRPYNVGLDDANLSKLELCQVIQTLIPHFVSFEAPIGEDPDKRDYIVSNQRLLATGFKPEWSLERGIRELMKCYTIIKAGQYANV
- a CDS encoding DegT/DnrJ/EryC1/StrS family aminotransferase, producing the protein MTLHTQSAKLNPRWCLAQDTIDRQDIDHLIEWLRTYPRLTKGAVTLDFERQWSEWLGRPYSVHCNSGSSANLLMYYALLRSGKLRNTNVIVPSVGWVTSIAPAIQFGFTPIMCEADPDTFGLDLNHLEDLLQRHDAQTVLLVQVLGVPHRMQELQTLKDRYGFYLLEDACAAIGAEYGGKKIGTFGDMASFSFYFGHQMSTIEGGMVSTSDKHLADMLLMLRSHGWSKDLDQSSHQALVTQYQVDDFHSPFVFYEPGFNLRSTDLNAFIGIEQLHKLDWMTGQRQANHERYLQHLGGRFYTQRPPKGSKVASISFGLLADSTEQRRRIVRALVAEGVETRIFSAGNLGLHPFWMNRYGKASFPVADRVHHCGFFLPNHASMNEQDVAHIARIVLEAA